A stretch of DNA from Dehalococcoidia bacterium:
GCATCACCTCCGCCTCTGCTCCACGGCCACGAGGGAGGCGCCGCTGGCCTTCCCCCGCAGCACCAGGTCTTCCCGCACCAGCCGCGACAGCTCCTCCAGGTCGGAGGAGAAGATGAGGCGCGAATAGCTGGAGCGCTGCAAGGCGAAAAACTCCCCCTCTGCCTCGTAAACGGGGAACTCCAGGGGACGCTCGTCCTGGTGACACACCAGCACATAGGGGGTGGGGCGGGCTGCGCCCTCCAGGGCTGCCCACACCTCCGGCCGCACCCGGTCCATCTTCAGGGCGCCGGGATGGGGAATGGCCCGGCGCGAGGCCAGGTCGGAGGCCATCTCCCGTCGCAGGGCGAACAGCTCCGGCGGCGAGAGGAAGCGCGAGGGGTGGCCGATGACGTCGTGGATCAGGACGGGGCCTTCGGTCCCTGGCCGCAGGAAGACGGGCACCAGCACGCGGCCGTCCCGCAGCAGAAGGCCGGTGGGGTAGACCTGCAGGTCGCTCCAGAGGAGGATGCTGACCTCCAGCTCCTCCACGGCCCCGATGCGGCGGGCCGAGAGCAGGTGCTCGGCCAGCCGCAGCCATAGCTCCCCCACGTCCTCGGCGCTCAAGGCGGCGGTGTCGGTACGGAGCTGCAGGCGTCCCCGCACCAGGTAGACCGGAAAGCTGCCCTGGGGGGTGGTGACGAAGTAGTAGGGGAGGGTGCCATGCTCCAGGAAGGCGGCCACCGCCTGGGGCACCGCCGCCTCCAGGGCGGCCAGGTTCCCCTTCTCCACCCGCATGCCCGCCACCTCCACCCAGTAGACCTCCTTGAGGATGGGGTGGCCGCGGTTGCGCCGCCAGCGCACTGGCAGGCGGGCCACCCGCCCGCTGCCGGGGAGAACCGGGCTCAGGTCTACCTCCAGGAAGTAGCGGGGGGAGGACTCGTCGCCTTCGTGCCAGTCCAGGTTCTTGCGGGTGCGCACCTCAAATGGCATCTTCTCCCCTCTCCCCCGTGCGCACGCGGATGACCTCCTCCACCGGCAGGACGAAGATCTTGCCGTCGCCGACGTCGCCGGTCCAGGCGGCCTTGATGATGGCGTCCACCACCCGCTCCACGTCTTCGTCCCTGACCACCACCTCCAGCTTGAGCTTGGGGAGGGTGTCGGCCAGATAGGAGGCGGCGCCGCGCCAGTAAGTCTGGCCGCGCTGGCGGCCCCGTCCCCTGACCTCTACGAAGTTGAGGCCCATGATGCCCAGGCGGTCCAGGGCGTCCTTGACGTCGCCCAGCTTCTCTGGCCGGATGATGGCCTCGACCTTCTTCATGGCTCACCTGGCATAGGCGCGCTCGCCGTGCTGGGCCAGGTCCACACCCAGCAGCTCCTCCCGCGGGCTCACCCTGATGCCCAGAGTCCAGTCCAAGAGCTTCAGGATGACGAAGGTCATGACGAACGAGTAACCCCAGGTGGCGCCGATCCCCGACAGCTGGGCCAGGATCTGCTCCGGCCGCCCGTCTATCGCCCCGCCGATGCCGCCCTGGAAGCCTGCCGTCTGGGTCACCAGCGAAGTGGCGAAGATGCCCGTGGCCAGGGCGCCCCAGGTGCCGCCCATGCCGTGCACCGCCCACACGTCCAGGGAGTCGTCCACGTCCAGCCAGTGCTTAACCCGCGCCGCCCCGTAGCAGATGACCCCCGCCCCGGCGCCGATGACGAGGGCCGGCAGGATGTTGATGTAGCCGTCGGCGGCGTCCCACGCCCCCACGAAGCCCGAGGCGGGGGTGATGGCCACCAGCCCCGCCACCGCCCCTGTGGCGGCGCCGGTGACGCTGGGCACCCCCTGGTAGAGCCAGCTCATGGCCAGCCAGGCCAGGGCAGCGGCCGCCGCCGCCGTGTTGGTCACCACGAAGGCGTTGGCCGCCGAGGCGCCGGCGGCCACGGCGCTGCCGGCGTTGAAGCCGAACTCCACTGAAACGGACCCGAGCGCCCCCGAAGGGAACACAGATACCGCCTGGAAACGCACGGAAACACCTGAAGGCCCTGGAGTGGAACCTAGGGGAACCGACTGCCCCGTTATGCTTCGCCCCGTTGATGACCAATTTGATGACCAAATGCTGAGAAAGTGAGCCGATTGAAACAGTTGGAAACACTTTCGGTATTTGAATTGTTTCACTGGAGTGCCCTGGAGTGCCCTGTAGAGGAATCTAGTGCCCTTGAGAGGAAGTCTCAGACCGTTACGGGCTAGAAGAGGCAGCCTGACGACACGTGCACCGGATCTCTCGCGCAAGGTCTTGACAGCGCCCTCACTCGCTTGTATCCTTCCTGGCGACGGTTCGGTACCTCTGGCGGAGGTGGCCGGTATGACAAGCGTGGCCAGGCGGGAGGCGAGGACAGGCCGTCTCGACCTGCGCCTCGTCCTGGGCCTCGGCATCGCCCTCGCAGCCTTCCTCATCGGCATCCAGGTCTACTCCGCGGGTCAGCCCAAGAGCGTGGACGTGCTCGTGGCCGCCCGTGACCTGCCCCAGGGCGCCGTCCTGGGCGACGGTGACCTGAGGGTTGAGAGCGTGCCGGTGAACGACCGGCTGCGGCAGTACCTGGTGGCGGCGTCGGCCAGGGCTGATGTGGTAGGGAAGGCGACGGCGAGGCCTTTGCGGGCCGGGGAGCCCATCACCATGTCGTCCCTCACCCAGGGGCTGCCCCTTGAGGCTGACGAGGTGGCGCTGGCGCTGCCGGTCCTGGACCGCATCTACGTCCCCTACCAGGTGGAGAAGGGGCAGCGGGGCCTGCTCTACGCCATCGGCGCGGGGCAGGGCGGTGCCCAGCAGGCGGTGCTGGTGAGCGAGCGGGTGCGGGTGCTGGAGGTGGTGCGCTCCCGCCAGCAGGCCGGGACCGGGGGCGAGGTGCAGGGCGCTCCCACCAGCGTGACGCTGGCGGTGCCGCGCGAGGAGGCGGAGCTGGTGTCCCGGGCCATCGCCCAGAACATCGTCGCCCTGGCGGTCCTGCCGGCGGGGGTACAGGCGCCGGCCGTGCCCAGGGCGGGGCAGGGGACGACCCTGCCGGCGCCGGGAGGGGCGGGCGCCGGCACGCCGGCCGCGACCGCCACGCCGGCGGCACGGTAGCCAGGAGGAGCCATGAGGGAAGAGGTGTACGGCGCCGTGGCGGGCACCGAGCCCCCCGAGGGGAGGGCGTGGCGCGTCCAGCCTCGGGTCATCGTGGGCGTGGACAGGCAGCGGGCGTCCGGCCTGAGACAGGCCCTCATGGCGGCAGGCCTGGAGGTGGCGCCCGGCCTGACCATGGAGGACGTGCTGCGCTATGCGGCGGAAGGGAGGGGCGACCTGGCGCTCGTGTCCGGCAGCTTCCGGGGGGTGACGTCCGAGCGGCTGGACGAGCTGCGCGCCCTGGGCCTGCCGGTGGTGGTCATGGCCAGGGACGACGACTCGGCGCGCTACATGGGCCGGGGCTACGTCGTCCTGCCCGACCGCTTGCCCCCCGAGCAAGTGACGGAGGCGGTGCTGGCCGTCCTGGAGGGCCGTATGGCGCCCTCGCCGGCCGGGACGGCACCCCCCACGCCGGCGGTCCCGGAGGAGGAAGGGGAGGAGGGCAAGGGGAGGCTGGTGACGGTCTGCGGCCTCAAGGGCGGGTCGGGCAAGACGACCCTTGTCCTCTCGCTGGCCTACGCCATTGGCCGGGCCGGGCGACGGGCATGCGCCCTCTCCCTGGACCCGGTGGCGAGCGACTTCCAGGCCTACCTCGGCCTCGATGTGGGCGACGGCATCGCGGTGGCAGTAGGCAGCTCGGAGATGGAGCAGGCGGTGGCGAGGGAGCTGAGGGCCGTCGCCAAGGGGTGCGACGTCCTGTGTGGCCCCTTCCGGCCCATTGGGATGCGGGCCGTCACGGGGGAGCTGGCGAGGCGGGTAGTGGCGTTCCTGCGGCGCCGCTACGACGTCGTGCTGGTGGACGCCGGCAACTACCCCACCGAGCACCCTGCGGCCGGCTGGGCCATGGAGGCGGCAGACCAGCTGCTGGTGGTCATCACGCCCGAGTTCGTGAGCATCTACCGGGCGCATGTGAGCATGGAACGGCTGCAGGAGCTGCGCCGTGGCCGCTGGACGGGCATCGTCATGTGCCGCTACCGGCGCGGCCGGCACCACTGGACGGAGCACGAGGTGCGGGACGAGCTGGGGCTGCCCATCGTGGGCGTGGTGCCCGATGACGAGAAGGGGGCGGCGCGGGCGCTGGACCGGCAGGCGCCCCTTGTGGCCGTGGGCGGCAGGGCGGCAGCGGCCATAGAGAGGCTGGCGCGGCAGCTGCTGGCGGTGGAGGTGGCGGCGCGATGACCCTGCGCATGGGGCCGGACGACGGCATCCTCCCCTCCCTGGAGGAGCAGGTGAGGGAGGTGATCCGGCGGGCGCCGCCGGATGAGGTGCTGGCGCCCGACGGCGCCGAGCGGCTGCGGCGGCGGGTGATGGGGTTCGTGGAGGAGTACAACCGGCGCCGCCAGCTGATGGGGTATCCGCCCTTGGCCGGGGCGGAGCGGCTGGCCGAGGAGCTGCTGCGGCAGGTCCTGGGTGCCGGCCCCTTGCAGCCGCTGCTGGACGACCCCGACGTGGAGGAGATCATGGTCAACGCCCCCGACAACGTGATGGTGGTGCGGGAGGGGGAGATCGAGGTGGCGCCGACGGTCTTTCGCGACGACGAGGAGGTGCTGGAGCTGGCGCAGCGGCTGGTGGGGCTGCGCGGGGAGAGGCTGGACTATTCGCAGCCGGTGGTGGACGTGATGCTGCCCGACCGGGCGCGGCTGCACGCCGTCATTCCGCCCATAAGCGAGCATGTGGTGCTGACCATCCGCAAGTATACGGTGCGGGCGGAGGAGCTGTCGCAGCTGGTGGAGCTGGGCACATGCACCGAGGAGGTGGCCCGCTTCTTGGAGGCGCTGGTGCTGGCCCGCAAGACGATCCTCGTGGTGGGCGGGACGTCATCGGGCAAGACGACCATGGTGAACTGCCTGGGCAACTGCATCCCGCCCAAGGAGCGGGTGGTAAGCATCGAGGACCGGGTGCGGGAGCTGCGCTTCGGCAGCCTGGCCAACTGGGTGCCCCTCGTGACGCGTGGCCCCAACGCCGAGGGCGTGGGGGAGATCACCATGCAGCAGCTGGTGAAGGAGTCGCTGCGCATGCGGCCCGACCGCATCGTCATCGGCGAGACGCGAGGTTCCGAGGCGCTGGACTTCCTGCGGGCGGTGACGAGCGACCACCCCGGGAGCCTCTCCACCATCCACGCCATGGGCGGTAGGCATGCCATGGAGCGGGTACGGATCTATGCCCAGATGGACCCGCGCCTGGCGCCGCCGCCCCACGTGGTGGACGAGCTGGTGGCGGAAGGGATCCAGTTCGTGGTCCACATGGGGCGGGTGCCGCGCTCGAGGCTGCGGCGGGTGCTGTCCGTCTGGGAGGCGACGGGCATGGAGCGGGAGGGGCCGCGCAGCACCTTCGTGGGCAACGACATCTTCCGGCGCGGCGAGGACGGGCGGCTCCACTTCACGGGGGTGAGGCCCCGCTGCGCGCGGGAGGTGGAGCACCTGGGGCCCTTCCCGTGGAGCGCCAGGTCATTCTACGTGGGCGAGTAGAAGGAGGTGAAGGGCTAGGAAGAGGTCCCGAGGGTGAGGCAGGGCGGGAGGCCCGCCCTGCCGGGGGAGCCGGCCGCCCCTGCCCCTGCCAGGACCGGGGGGCGGCCGGGCACACGCCCGCAGCGATGATACATCCCCCCGGCCGAGAGCGCCAGGCCTCCTGCCCACCTCCTGGGGAGAGCCCGCAAGCCGTGGCCACGGCCCTTGCCCTGACCGTCGTCATCGCGGCCTTCCCCTTCCCGGAGATACCGCGCCCTTCGGGGGCGCTCTTCGCCATCCTCCTGGCCGTCGCCGCCCTCGGGGTCTACCTGGCCCTCTCGGAGAGGGCGGCGAGCCTCTTCATGCGGGCTGCTGCCGCGGCGGGCGGGGCCGTGCCGGGAGGGGCACGACCCCCCGTGTGGCATCCCGACGGCGTGAGGGAGCTCCTGGACGAGGCGGGCTACCACCGCGTCACGCCCCTCGCCTTCTACGGTGCCTGCGCCGCCGGTGCGGTCCTGGGGGCGCTGGTGGGGAACCTCCTCGCGCCGGGCGTGGCCGTGGTGATGGCCGCCGGCGCGGTGGGCGGCTTCATGGTCCCGTTCCACCTGGTGACCAGGCAGGCCGATGCGGTGGCCAGCAGGCGGCGGGGGCAGTTCGCCGAGGCGGTGGAGGTGCTGCGGGGCCTGATGCGCAGCGGCCACGGCCTTGAGGGCAGCATCGCCTTCCTGGCCGAAAGAGGGCCGAAGCTGATGCAGCCGGTCATGCAGGAGGCGCTGGTGGCGCTGCGCACGGGCGGCATGTACGAGGCGGCGGAGGTGCTGCGGCGCCGGGTCGCCTCCTATGACGGCGACCGGCTGGCCCTTGCCCTGGCGGCGGCGGTGGCCTACGGCGGCGGGAGCGTGGGGGCGGTCATCGAGGAGGTGGCGAGGGCGGTGAGGGACGACCTGCTGGTGCGGCGGGAGGCGGAGGCGGAGATGGCCAGGCAGGAGCTGGCGGCGCGCATCATCGGCGGCATGCCCATCGTCATCCTGGCCGCCATGTTCCGCTTCTCGCCGGAATATGCCGCCGTCTACCGGGAGCCGCTGGGGCAAGGGGTGCTGGCGGTCATGTTTGCCCTCATCGTGCTGGGCTACGTGCTCATGCGCAGGGGGATGCAGCTGCCCCGGGAGGGGAGGCTCCAGGTGAACCCGGCGCTCATAGGGGAGGCGCGG
This window harbors:
- a CDS encoding P-II family nitrogen regulator: MKKVEAIIRPEKLGDVKDALDRLGIMGLNFVEVRGRGRQRGQTYWRGAASYLADTLPKLKLEVVVRDEDVERVVDAIIKAAWTGDVGDGKIFVLPVEEVIRVRTGERGEDAI
- a CDS encoding SAF domain-containing protein, coding for MTSVARREARTGRLDLRLVLGLGIALAAFLIGIQVYSAGQPKSVDVLVAARDLPQGAVLGDGDLRVESVPVNDRLRQYLVAASARADVVGKATARPLRAGEPITMSSLTQGLPLEADEVALALPVLDRIYVPYQVEKGQRGLLYAIGAGQGGAQQAVLVSERVRVLEVVRSRQQAGTGGEVQGAPTSVTLAVPREEAELVSRAIAQNIVALAVLPAGVQAPAVPRAGQGTTLPAPGGAGAGTPAATATPAAR
- a CDS encoding ATPase, T2SS/T4P/T4SS family; its protein translation is MTLRMGPDDGILPSLEEQVREVIRRAPPDEVLAPDGAERLRRRVMGFVEEYNRRRQLMGYPPLAGAERLAEELLRQVLGAGPLQPLLDDPDVEEIMVNAPDNVMVVREGEIEVAPTVFRDDEEVLELAQRLVGLRGERLDYSQPVVDVMLPDRARLHAVIPPISEHVVLTIRKYTVRAEELSQLVELGTCTEEVARFLEALVLARKTILVVGGTSSGKTTMVNCLGNCIPPKERVVSIEDRVRELRFGSLANWVPLVTRGPNAEGVGEITMQQLVKESLRMRPDRIVIGETRGSEALDFLRAVTSDHPGSLSTIHAMGGRHAMERVRIYAQMDPRLAPPPHVVDELVAEGIQFVVHMGRVPRSRLRRVLSVWEATGMEREGPRSTFVGNDIFRRGEDGRLHFTGVRPRCAREVEHLGPFPWSARSFYVGE
- a CDS encoding ParA family protein, with product MREEVYGAVAGTEPPEGRAWRVQPRVIVGVDRQRASGLRQALMAAGLEVAPGLTMEDVLRYAAEGRGDLALVSGSFRGVTSERLDELRALGLPVVVMARDDDSARYMGRGYVVLPDRLPPEQVTEAVLAVLEGRMAPSPAGTAPPTPAVPEEEGEEGKGRLVTVCGLKGGSGKTTLVLSLAYAIGRAGRRACALSLDPVASDFQAYLGLDVGDGIAVAVGSSEMEQAVARELRAVAKGCDVLCGPFRPIGMRAVTGELARRVVAFLRRRYDVVLVDAGNYPTEHPAAGWAMEAADQLLVVITPEFVSIYRAHVSMERLQELRRGRWTGIVMCRYRRGRHHWTEHEVRDELGLPIVGVVPDDEKGAARALDRQAPLVAVGGRAAAAIERLARQLLAVEVAAR